Proteins co-encoded in one Myxococcus xanthus genomic window:
- a CDS encoding GNAT family N-acetyltransferase, with protein sequence MVEVRAFEGGAKEASQFINSVWQRTYGAKMGLTIWDERFFDWLLFSNPLADRDYLLGAYSKGKLVGAFLAEPAKIQLGQRQVDGTYGSWVSVAPESRGQGIGIKLSDTMQARHRERGAALTLSCVADGTLGQGFWSRRSHTRYLNNLGMWLHIFNTEKAVRWSLSAAERAFLTFTRPLHRRDFLAARTDNIRAYQPRDLPQCMALVQKMMRPVNLGYAYTSERLAHQLQFRDIPHTFVLERDGVIQGMVNYYTLQMTARGLLTTGLVDLLAFQDGLPFSEQRRLLWVAMQDMVAQGADCAAMLRSPCTPTHLMLRSGWLPFPGGSRVTCLLTTPDVELPASPRVFMHLR encoded by the coding sequence ATGGTTGAGGTCCGCGCCTTCGAAGGCGGCGCCAAGGAAGCGTCCCAGTTCATCAACAGCGTCTGGCAGCGCACCTACGGCGCGAAGATGGGACTGACAATCTGGGACGAGCGTTTCTTCGACTGGCTGCTCTTCAGCAATCCCCTGGCGGACCGGGACTATCTGCTGGGAGCGTATTCAAAGGGCAAGCTGGTGGGGGCATTCCTGGCGGAGCCTGCGAAAATCCAGCTTGGCCAGCGGCAGGTGGATGGCACCTACGGGAGCTGGGTCAGCGTGGCGCCGGAGAGCCGGGGCCAGGGAATTGGCATCAAGCTGTCGGACACCATGCAGGCACGCCACCGCGAGCGTGGCGCCGCGCTCACCTTGAGCTGCGTGGCCGACGGCACCCTGGGCCAGGGCTTCTGGAGCCGGCGGAGCCACACGCGCTACCTCAACAACCTGGGCATGTGGCTGCACATCTTCAACACGGAGAAGGCGGTCCGTTGGTCGCTGAGCGCCGCCGAGCGCGCGTTCCTCACCTTCACGCGTCCGCTCCACCGCCGGGACTTCCTGGCGGCGCGCACCGACAACATTCGGGCCTACCAACCCCGGGACCTGCCGCAGTGCATGGCCCTGGTCCAGAAGATGATGCGGCCGGTGAACCTGGGCTACGCCTACACCTCGGAGCGCCTGGCCCACCAGCTCCAGTTCCGTGACATCCCGCACACCTTCGTCCTGGAGCGAGATGGCGTCATCCAAGGCATGGTCAACTACTACACCCTCCAGATGACGGCCCGAGGCCTCCTGACGACGGGACTGGTGGACCTGCTCGCCTTCCAGGACGGGCTGCCCTTCTCGGAGCAACGGCGGCTGCTGTGGGTGGCCATGCAGGACATGGTGGCCCAGGGGGCCGACTGCGCCGCGATGCTGCGCAGCCCGTGTACGCCCACGCACCTGATGCTGCGCTCCGGGTGGTTGCCATTCCCCGGAGGCTCCCGGGTGACGTGCCTGCTCACCACCCCCGACGTGGAGCTGCCCGCCTCGCCCCGGGTGTTCATGCACCTGCGCTGA
- a CDS encoding acyl-CoA dehydrogenase family protein — MSFFQDPPRLGNQYDDDALLQSYLARTLPEDLRRALTDEFRELGELGGDYFYRFQLRDRLNEPELTQWDAWGQRVDHIEVSPLWKEAESLAARRGLVATAYEQKNAELSRVHQFILNYLVQASLDVYSCPLAMTDGAARSLLTLGNTALIDRALPHLTSRDPATAWTSGQWMTERTGGSDVGLTQTVARQTPEGWRLSGTKWFTSATTAQMALTLARPEGNGPGGKGLALFYVETRDAAGRLNGIQINRLKDKLGTRKVPTAELTLDGALAIPVAGLTDGIRNMAWMLNVTRTWNAVGSAWAMRRALALARDYAQRRVQFGAKLADKPLHMDTLAGLEAEFQAGFLLAFRAVELLGRMEAKAATEQELLLQRLVTPLAKLTTGRQVVHVTSEVTEAFGGAGYVEDTGIPRIQADAQVLSIWEGTTNVLSLDTLRALAKEGALEAFFHEVEGRLGQTRDAGLRPCVDAAQGALEHARAWVAGAMEDPATLEAGARRFSLTLGRTLELALLCAHAQWCLDHGHGPRSKAAARRFASHGVDLIQPAASLEDVRLLA, encoded by the coding sequence ATGAGTTTCTTCCAGGACCCGCCGAGGCTGGGCAATCAGTACGACGACGATGCGCTGCTCCAGAGCTACCTGGCACGCACCCTCCCCGAGGACCTGCGGCGCGCGCTGACGGATGAGTTCCGCGAGTTGGGAGAGCTGGGCGGGGATTACTTCTACCGCTTCCAGCTCCGCGACCGGCTGAACGAGCCGGAGCTGACCCAGTGGGATGCGTGGGGCCAGCGCGTCGACCACATCGAGGTGTCGCCGCTGTGGAAGGAAGCCGAGTCCCTGGCCGCGCGGCGCGGACTGGTGGCCACGGCCTACGAGCAGAAGAACGCCGAGCTCAGCCGCGTCCACCAGTTCATCCTCAACTACCTCGTGCAGGCGTCGCTGGACGTGTACTCGTGCCCGCTGGCGATGACGGACGGCGCGGCGCGCTCGTTGCTCACGCTGGGCAATACGGCGCTCATCGACCGCGCCCTGCCCCACCTGACGTCCCGGGACCCGGCCACGGCGTGGACGTCCGGTCAGTGGATGACGGAGCGCACCGGCGGCTCGGACGTGGGCCTCACGCAGACGGTGGCCCGGCAGACCCCGGAGGGCTGGCGGCTGTCTGGAACGAAGTGGTTCACCTCCGCGACGACGGCGCAGATGGCGCTCACGCTGGCGCGTCCGGAAGGCAACGGCCCCGGCGGCAAGGGCCTGGCCCTGTTCTACGTGGAGACACGGGACGCGGCCGGAAGACTCAATGGCATCCAGATCAACCGGCTCAAAGACAAACTCGGAACGCGCAAGGTGCCCACGGCGGAGCTGACCTTGGATGGCGCGCTGGCCATTCCCGTGGCGGGGCTGACGGATGGCATCCGGAACATGGCGTGGATGCTGAATGTGACACGCACCTGGAACGCGGTGGGCTCCGCATGGGCCATGCGCCGGGCGCTGGCCCTGGCCCGGGACTACGCCCAGCGGCGGGTGCAGTTCGGCGCGAAGCTGGCGGACAAGCCGCTGCACATGGACACCCTGGCGGGGCTGGAGGCGGAGTTTCAAGCGGGGTTCCTGCTGGCCTTCCGCGCCGTGGAGCTGCTGGGCCGCATGGAGGCGAAGGCGGCCACCGAGCAGGAGCTGCTCCTGCAGCGGCTGGTGACGCCCCTGGCGAAGCTGACCACCGGCCGGCAGGTGGTGCACGTCACCTCCGAAGTCACGGAGGCCTTCGGCGGCGCGGGCTACGTGGAAGACACGGGCATTCCGCGGATCCAGGCCGACGCCCAGGTGCTGTCCATCTGGGAAGGCACCACGAACGTCCTCTCCCTGGACACCCTGCGCGCCCTGGCGAAGGAAGGCGCGTTGGAGGCGTTCTTCCACGAGGTGGAGGGCCGTCTGGGCCAGACCCGGGACGCGGGCCTGCGGCCCTGTGTCGACGCGGCCCAGGGCGCGCTGGAGCACGCGCGGGCCTGGGTGGCCGGTGCCATGGAGGACCCCGCCACCCTGGAGGCTGGCGCCCGGCGCTTCTCGCTGACGCTGGGACGGACGCTGGAGCTGGCCTTGCTCTGCGCCCATGCGCAGTGGTGCCTGGACCATGGCCACGGCCCCCGGAGCAAGGCGGCGGCACGGCGCTTCGCCTCGCACGGCGTGGACCTCATCCAACCGGCCGCGAGCCTGGAGGATGTCCGGCTCCTGGCCTGA
- a CDS encoding DUF6209 family protein, producing the protein MKRLLSVLALPLLLLGTSAAAQTTPTLTFHGNWTIHQSEVLTEGGQVQVVYSTARLPQCRVNNPDGSPAWSITGHYRINGSAPASFDVAGAPVTGNGPTLDLQEQGLLELWFLVSSPGCEHYDSNYGGNFQFNVLEASATPMATLVFQQGWVEHVVGTPRQGQPFIVDYDIARLPECRLLYNGAPTWDVGVRWRFNNGVMGEKSVTTTSGYTRTGTPVTIIPPVGATSVQIWFENWDRGTCRRWDSDYGANYTFTLQP; encoded by the coding sequence GTGAAGCGACTTCTGTCCGTCCTCGCCCTGCCCCTGCTGCTGCTCGGAACCTCCGCGGCGGCGCAGACGACGCCCACCCTCACGTTCCACGGCAACTGGACCATCCACCAGTCGGAGGTACTGACCGAAGGAGGCCAGGTACAGGTCGTCTACAGCACCGCGCGCCTGCCGCAGTGCCGCGTCAACAACCCCGACGGCAGCCCCGCGTGGAGCATCACCGGCCACTACCGCATCAACGGCTCCGCGCCGGCCAGCTTCGATGTGGCGGGCGCGCCCGTCACCGGCAATGGACCGACGCTGGACTTGCAGGAGCAGGGCCTGTTGGAGCTTTGGTTCCTCGTGTCCAGCCCGGGCTGCGAGCACTACGACTCCAACTACGGCGGCAACTTCCAGTTCAACGTCCTGGAGGCCAGCGCCACGCCCATGGCGACGCTCGTGTTCCAGCAGGGCTGGGTGGAGCACGTGGTGGGCACGCCGCGCCAGGGCCAGCCCTTCATCGTGGACTACGACATCGCGCGCCTGCCCGAGTGCCGGCTGCTCTACAACGGCGCGCCTACCTGGGACGTGGGTGTGCGCTGGCGCTTCAACAACGGGGTGATGGGCGAGAAGAGCGTCACCACCACCAGCGGCTATACGCGCACTGGCACGCCCGTCACCATCATCCCGCCCGTCGGGGCCACCTCCGTGCAGATCTGGTTCGAGAACTGGGACCGCGGAACCTGCCGCCGCTGGGACTCCGACTACGGGGCCAACTACACGTTCACCCTGCAGCCGTAG
- a CDS encoding DUF4336 domain-containing protein has product MTADLEWNDGVRPYVPLSTLKPVADGVWWVDGPVARMRVGPVSLPFPTRMVIVRLGTGGLWLWSPTAPTPELFEQVDALGTVEHLVSPNRFHYAGIPAWKARYPRATAWASPGVRERARSQQMDVPFDADLDDAAPSAWSTELGQLIFRGSRFVEEVVFFHGESSTLILADLVMALEPERLRPRLRWLLTLGGTMWPGQTPREVRVTTWGRTAQARACYQQMMAWQPRRVLLAHGRCYLDEGVAPLERAFSWLR; this is encoded by the coding sequence ATGACCGCCGACCTCGAATGGAACGATGGGGTGCGTCCCTATGTGCCGCTTTCCACCCTCAAGCCGGTCGCGGACGGCGTCTGGTGGGTGGACGGGCCGGTGGCGAGGATGCGCGTGGGCCCCGTCTCCCTGCCGTTCCCGACGCGCATGGTCATCGTTCGCCTGGGTACGGGAGGCTTGTGGCTCTGGTCGCCCACGGCACCCACGCCCGAGTTGTTCGAACAGGTCGACGCACTCGGCACGGTGGAACATCTCGTCTCTCCGAACCGGTTCCACTACGCGGGCATCCCGGCCTGGAAGGCACGCTATCCGCGCGCGACGGCCTGGGCGTCTCCGGGCGTTCGCGAGCGGGCGCGCTCCCAGCAGATGGACGTCCCATTCGATGCCGACCTCGACGACGCCGCGCCCTCGGCCTGGTCCACGGAGTTGGGCCAGCTCATCTTTCGGGGCAGTCGCTTCGTGGAAGAGGTGGTGTTCTTCCACGGTGAGTCCTCGACCTTGATTCTCGCGGATCTGGTCATGGCGTTGGAGCCCGAGCGTCTCCGGCCTCGCCTGAGATGGCTGCTGACGCTCGGCGGGACGATGTGGCCGGGGCAGACGCCACGCGAGGTGCGGGTGACGACCTGGGGCCGGACCGCGCAGGCGCGCGCCTGCTACCAGCAGATGATGGCATGGCAGCCTCGTCGGGTGCTCCTCGCGCACGGCCGCTGCTACCTCGATGAGGGTGTGGCCCCGCTCGAGCGCGCCTTCTCCTGGCTGCGCTGA